The Desulfonatronospira thiodismutans ASO3-1 region ACCCCACATGGTTGATGCTGGGCAGAAGCATGAAGTATTTTACGTCAAGAATCCGTGATGTTTTATCCGCTCTTTCCAGTAAGGCTCCCAGACGAAAAAAACGCCATGGCTCATTATGGGACATGGTTTCCCAGGCGATGCCGCCTATGGTCAGGCTCCTCCACTTTACATCCGCGCAGAAGCTGTTGGGCATCATTTGAATTGTTTCCGGGCGTTCACAGGCATGCTGGACCTGATGATACAGTACATTAATGGCCTCCCACATGTCAGCCGGCAGAATATCCCTGACAAAAATGGCATTTTGCCTGGCTGCCCTGGCGCAGGACAGTATGGAGTTGGGATTGACCGGATCCGCGGTCAGAAAATAAATGCAGCCCTCTTTGCTCTCTTCCTGATACCTGGCCTGGAAATCCTTGTAGTCCCCCGTGGTAACCACCAGGGGCATCCACTGGTCAAGGTACTGGTCCTGGACATCCAGGGTCAAATGCCAGTTGACATCCAGAAATCTGGCTATGTTTCCGGCCCGTTCCAGGTACCTGCTCATCCAGTATACTGCATCCGCTGCTCGGCTCAGCATAAGACAAAAACCTCCTATTCACACAGTACCCATGTGTCTTTGCTGCCCCCACCCTGGGAAGAGTTGACCACAAGGGAGTTTTCTTTCAGTGCCACCCTGGTCAGCCCGGGCACAACCTGGATATCCTGACCATAAAGTATGTATGGCCTGAGATCCACATGCCTGCCTTCAAAACGGTCGTTGACTATCACCGGGGACCGGGAAAGGGAAATCACTGGCTGGGCTATATAATTGCGTGGGCTCTGCTGTATCCTGGCTGCAAAATTCTCCCTTTCTTCCCGGCTGGAGTCCGGCCCCACCAGCATGCCATACCCCCCGGACTCGTTGGCGGGCTTGACCACAAAATGCTGAAGACTGGAAAGGACATGATGCATCTGTCCGGGTTCCCGGCAGAGATATGTGGGGACATTGGGTATAACCGGATCCTCATCCAGGTAATATTTTATTATCTCCGGTACATAGGAATAAACCACCTTGTCATCTGCTACACCTGTTCCAGGGGCATTGGCTATGGCCACCTGGAAATTGCGGTAGGCCTCCATTATCCCAGGAACACCCAGCAGGGAATCCCCGCGGAAACAAAGCGGATCCAGGAATTCATCATCTATGCGGCGGTAAATGACATCTACACGGACCAGTCCATGGGTTGTGCGCATGTGCACATAACCGTCCAGCATCACCAGGTCCGCACCCTCCACCAGAGCCATTCCCGCCTGCTGAGCCAGGTAGGAATGCTCGTAAAAGGCAGCGTTGTAAATTCCCGGGGTGAGCAGGGCCACATTGGGTACATGGTCACTTGCCGGGGCTATGGAATAGAGCATATCCAGCAAGAGCGAGGGATAATTCTCCACCGGCCGGACCCGGGATTCACTGAAGGCCGCTGGAAGGATATTTTTCATAACCTGACGATTGGCCAGGACGTAGGATACCCCCGAAGGGGTTCGCAAGTTGTCTTCCAGGACCATAAAAATTCCGTTTTGGTCCCGGATGAGATCAGTACCGGATATATGACACCATACACCCTGGGGCGGCTTGAGGCCCAGGCACTTAGGATTATAGCCCGCAGAGGTCTCTATCACCTCCCGGGGAATTATTTTATCCCGGATAATTTTCTGTTCATTGTAGATGTCGTCTAAAAAGAGGTTCAGGGCATAAATTCTCTGCTTGAGCCCCTGCTCCAGCGCTGCCCATTCCCGGGCTTCTATGATTCTTGGAACCATATCAAAGGGGATTATTCTTTCTGAACCCTGTCCCTCACCGTAAACCGCAAAGGTTATGCCCTGATCAAAAAAGGACTGTTTCGCAGCAGCCTGCATGGCCTGGATCTCCTGGAAGGAAAGAGACTCCAGTTTGTCCAGCAGGACCCTGCATCCCGGCCTGGGCCTCTGGAACGACTCGAACATCTCGTCATAATAAGGCCCCGGGTCATAATTGCGGAAGTTTTGTTCCAAAGCAGTCAACATAGACAGCCCCTTCTGATTGCTTCAGGTTCAACTTTAAGGGTTTCCCCTTGCGGACAGCTTTACCGTAACCATTCAGGAGGCACTCAGTTGTAGTTCCTGAATGGTTACTCTTTACCCAGGTACAAAAATGTCAAACCGGATAACAAGCTGCAACCACAGGAACAAGAACGTCTGTAAGGCGCTTTGTTGTCCGGGTTGCTGAAATCTTCAAACCTTAAACATGATTTGCCCCCGTATGTTACCAAGCATCTACTGGACCAGATTACAGATGTGCAACAAATACAGTTGATTTTAATGTCGCCTGTCGAGAGCTGCCCGGACAGATGACAAAAGCCAAAAGACTCAGGATGAAGCGCGTGCCGGGAAAAAAATCAAAGACTTATGCGAGGC contains the following coding sequences:
- a CDS encoding circularly permuted type 2 ATP-grasp protein yields the protein MEQNFRNYDPGPYYDEMFESFQRPRPGCRVLLDKLESLSFQEIQAMQAAAKQSFFDQGITFAVYGEGQGSERIIPFDMVPRIIEAREWAALEQGLKQRIYALNLFLDDIYNEQKIIRDKIIPREVIETSAGYNPKCLGLKPPQGVWCHISGTDLIRDQNGIFMVLEDNLRTPSGVSYVLANRQVMKNILPAAFSESRVRPVENYPSLLLDMLYSIAPASDHVPNVALLTPGIYNAAFYEHSYLAQQAGMALVEGADLVMLDGYVHMRTTHGLVRVDVIYRRIDDEFLDPLCFRGDSLLGVPGIMEAYRNFQVAIANAPGTGVADDKVVYSYVPEIIKYYLDEDPVIPNVPTYLCREPGQMHHVLSSLQHFVVKPANESGGYGMLVGPDSSREERENFAARIQQSPRNYIAQPVISLSRSPVIVNDRFEGRHVDLRPYILYGQDIQVVPGLTRVALKENSLVVNSSQGGGSKDTWVLCE
- a CDS encoding alpha-E domain-containing protein; the encoded protein is MLSRAADAVYWMSRYLERAGNIARFLDVNWHLTLDVQDQYLDQWMPLVVTTGDYKDFQARYQEESKEGCIYFLTADPVNPNSILSCARAARQNAIFVRDILPADMWEAINVLYHQVQHACERPETIQMMPNSFCADVKWRSLTIGGIAWETMSHNEPWRFFRLGALLERADKTSRILDVKYFMLLPSINHVGSTLDYIQWGALLKAVSGFQAFRHDYGRIVPEKVAEFLILDRVFPRSILYCLSQAQSCLHDLTGNNLGRFTTSAERYLGQICSSLSYKTIQDIFDQGLHEFTEELQMKMNRLDTAVFDTFFSLWPGVQQEVVQEQINAGG